From a region of the Odoribacter splanchnicus DSM 20712 genome:
- a CDS encoding tRNA 2-thiocytidine(32) synthetase TtcA, whose amino-acid sequence MEDKKKEKLFMRDFFRKAGKAIYDYELIEPGDRILVGVSGGKDSLALLEVLALRARDPKQNYTVVAAHIAVENVAYEVDGEYVRQFCEQLGVEFIHRTIATAVKEDSGKPVCFVCSWNRRKTLFGIAKEYGCNKLALGHHRDDAIESLLMSMMFNGTIASMPPKLAMFDRTFTLIRPFIYLTDEETTRYAAYRNFKKQKKNCPHERATNRHAVAEIIRQMEALSPHVKGNLFAAMKNIQSEYLP is encoded by the coding sequence ATGGAAGACAAGAAGAAAGAAAAATTGTTTATGCGGGATTTTTTCCGGAAGGCGGGAAAAGCCATTTATGATTATGAGCTGATCGAACCGGGTGATAGAATATTGGTCGGAGTCTCCGGAGGAAAGGATTCTTTGGCTTTATTGGAAGTATTGGCATTGCGGGCCCGTGATCCGAAACAAAATTATACGGTTGTGGCTGCTCATATTGCTGTGGAAAATGTCGCTTACGAAGTCGACGGTGAGTATGTAAGGCAATTTTGTGAACAGCTGGGAGTAGAGTTTATACATCGTACGATTGCTACTGCCGTAAAAGAAGATTCCGGTAAACCGGTCTGTTTTGTGTGTTCGTGGAATCGCCGGAAGACCTTGTTCGGGATTGCGAAAGAATACGGATGTAATAAATTGGCCTTGGGACACCACCGGGACGATGCCATCGAGAGTCTGCTGATGAGTATGATGTTTAACGGTACGATTGCCAGTATGCCACCGAAGTTGGCTATGTTCGATCGTACGTTTACCCTGATCCGTCCTTTTATCTATCTTACCGATGAAGAAACTACCCGGTATGCTGCCTACCGGAATTTTAAAAAGCAGAAAAAGAATTGTCCTCATGAACGAGCGACGAACCGTCATGCCGTAGCTGAAATTATCCGACAGATGGAAGCTTTATCTCCCCACGTAAAAGGCAACCTCTTTGCGGCGATGAAAAATATCCAATCCGAATACTTACCCTAA